One Zootoca vivipara chromosome 9, rZooViv1.1, whole genome shotgun sequence DNA window includes the following coding sequences:
- the LOC132592606 gene encoding ETS domain-containing transcription factor ERF-like, with protein sequence MPVHLRWEWEPEPESNLAAAVRGAMKTPADAEFAFPDWAYKPESSPGSRQIQLCHFILELLRKEEYHYVIAWQGDYGEFVIKDPDEVACLWGVRKCKPQMNYDKLSRALRYYYNKRILHKTKGKRFTYKFIHTT encoded by the exons ATGCCGGTGCACTTAAGA tGGGAGTGGGAGCCAGAGCCCGAGTCCAACCTGGCGGCTGCAGTGCGAGGAGCCATGAAGACCCCGGCGGACGCAGAGTTCGCCTTCCCAGACTGGGCCTACAAGCCAGAGTCGAGCCCCGGCTCACGCCAAATCCAGCTGTGCCATTTCATCCTGGAGCTTCTGCGCAAAGAGGAATATCATTATGTCATCGCCTGGCAGGGGGACTACGGCGAGTTTGTCATCAAGGACCCGGACGAGGTGGCCTGCCTCTGGGGGGTGCGGAAGTGCAAGCCCCAGATGAACTATGACAAGCTGAGCCGGGCCCTGAGATACTACTACAACAAGCGGATCCTACACAAGACCAAGGGCAAACGTTTCACCTACAAGTTCATTcataccacttaa